In one Arachis duranensis cultivar V14167 chromosome 9, aradu.V14167.gnm2.J7QH, whole genome shotgun sequence genomic region, the following are encoded:
- the LOC107466360 gene encoding uncharacterized protein LOC107466360 produces MSKAFSSRKPSSLPPPKATANSAKNRLSPRSPLQDLNRISNSSNSSYASSNLSTEPPSGCLRFLSSSSFKTPASHKPKSLSKTPNSVPDGICSKQPKPKSSKENLSRGSNAEPQAKRISSNKARPCRKNPPCRTGQKSKPCSVLSEHGKLLPGLAPGSEELKGKKDSLRGIIDNGNEDSRLKTSHGTPSLTPLSRKVAELDLDCMIHEDVNENSNRSASRTPPINNSVSPEIQCGSSLVSTTTPACYGAGYLVSGVTDKRKCRPRGILTVEENYSGFDKTAADSFDDGGEKKVTDVSDDVSPSLLPLPVEALVHWLSSPRNKGKKVLSPNAHSEAKQSEGLAESTTFDSSTSPSCSSKSFWNITDGSDLSGTSYHIRRKMSSSISPSGISEFQVCFDSMLSPSYPSILFSTNSMLSCSSSGKGKKDQYNPIDENSPLSLNSIGSGNVMQTPESDYGSDLHIALSFVHTDNRKQGSPNPVLNSINDVFTSESLHLNSSVPPEDSVNSSFQFDCLAVPCESIDFSKLPRFSDDQDPWLSSCTLGNASESQSQMSQPYDPDEFDCCRCLSDEEDLANHHDSNRLSAPRIDEDDGCEISKDVNITHKEDNELEIDGSGKVFPALTSYSGAESISTDGGGLVASKDGSDWCSCYKNNSI; encoded by the coding sequence ATGAGCAAggcattttcatcaagaaaaccCTCTTCTCTGCCTCCACCAAAGGCAACAGCAAACTCTGCAAAGAATAGGCTAAGTCCTCGAAGCCCGTTGCAGGATCTCAACCGCATTTCCAACAGCAGCAACAGCAGCTATGCTTCTTCCAATCTATCCACTGAACCCCCAAGTGGTTGCCTCAGGTTCctgtcttcctcttctttcaaaACACCTGCATCACACAAGCCGAAGAGCCTCTCCAAAACCCCTAACTCAGTACCCGATGGGATTTGTTCGAAACAACCCAAACCTAAGTCCTCAAAGGAGAATCTTTCTAGAGGTAGCAATGCTGAGCCACAAGCAAAAAGGATCTCGTCGAATAAGGCACGGCCATGTCGGAAGAACCCCCCATGCAGGACTGGGCAAAAGTCTAAGCCTTGTTCTGTTCTGAGTGAGCATGGCAAACTTTTACCTGGGTTGGCACCTGGATCTGAGGAGTTAAAGGGAAAGAAAGACAGTTTGAGAGGGATAATTGATAATGGCAATGAGGATTCCCGGCTTAAAACCTCTCATGGTACTCCTAGCTTGACTCCTTTGAGTAGAAAAGTTGCTGAGTTGGATTTGGATTGTATGATTCATGAGGATGTTAACgagaactcaaatagaagtGCTAGTAGAACACCTCCGATTAATAACTCTGTTTCGCCCGAGATACAATGTGGATCTTCTTTGGTTTCAACAACCACACCGGCTTGTTATGGTGCTGGATATCTTGTTTCTGGTGTCACTGACAAGAGGAAATGCAGGCCTAGAGGGATTCTTACTGTAGAAGAGAACTATTCAGGCTTTGATAAAACAGCTGCTGATAGTTTTGATGATGGTGGTGAGAAGAAAGTCACAGATGTTAGCGACGATGTGAGTCCTTCCTTGTTGCCTTTGCCGGTTGAAGCTTTAGTGCATTGGCTTTCTTCGCCACGTAACAAGGGGAAGAAGGTTCTCAGTCCAAATGCCCACAGCGAAGCAAAACAAAGTGAAGGACTAGCAGAATCCACAACTTTTGATTCCAGTACTTCACCATCATGCAGTTCCAAATCTTTTTGGAATATAACTGATGGCAGTGATTTGTCTGGTACTTCTTATCATATAAGGAGAAAGATGAGTTCTTCAATTTCTCCAAGTGGAATTTCCGAATTCCAAGTATGTTTTGATTCCATGTTGTCCCCTTCTTATCCATCCATATTATTTTCTACAAATTCCATGCTTAGTTGTAGTAGCTCGGGAAAAGGTAAAAAAGATCAGTACAATCCCATTGATGAGAATTCACCCTTATCCCTGAATTCAATAGGCAGTGGGAATGTTATGCAAACTCCAGAATCAGACTACGGTTCAGACTTGCATATTGCATTGTCGTTTGTCCATACAGACAATCGAAAACAAGGTAGTCCTAATCCTGTCCTTAATTCTATCAATGATGTTTTCACATCAGAAAGCCTCCACCTCAATAGCTCTGTGCCACCAGAGGATTCTGTTAATTCTAGTTTCCAATTTGATTGTTTAGCTGTGCCTTGTGAATCGATTGATTTCAGCAAACTTCCTAGATTTTCAGATGATCAGGATCCTTGGTTATCAAGTTGTACATTAGGGAATGCATCCGAATCACAATCCCAAATGAGCCAACCTTATGATCCGGATGAATTTGACTGTTGTAGATGTTTGTCAGACGAAGAAGACCTTGCTAACCACCATGATAGCAATAGGTTATCAGCTCCACGAATCGATGAAGATGATGGCTGTGAAATATCCAAGGATGTCAACATTACTCACAAGGAAGACAATGAACTCGAAATTGATGGGTCTGGCAAAGTATTTCCTGCTTTGACATCATATTCAGGTGCTGAATCCATAAGCACTGATGGAGGTGGTTTAGTTGCTTCAAAGGATGGTTCAGATTGGTGTTCATGCTACAAGAACAATTCAATTTGA
- the LOC107466353 gene encoding uncharacterized protein LOC107466353 translates to MGFFSFLGRVFFASLFILSAWQMFNEFDATGGPIAKELIPKLNVLRGNLASKLGVAIPQLDVRQLIATIIFLKGVGGILFVFGSTFGSFLLLSHLALTTPILYDFYNYSPKRPEYSLLLNDFIQNIALFGALLFFIGMKNSIPRRQLRKKNPKPKTN, encoded by the exons atggggTTCTTCTCGTTTCTGGGTCGTGTCTTCTTCGCTTCCCTCTTCATCTTATCGGCATGGCAGAT GTTTAATGAATTTGATGCCACTGGTGGACCCATTGCAAAGGAGTTGATTCCGAAGCTCAATGTTTTGAGGGGAAATTTGGCGTCGAAATTGGGGGTTGCGATACCACAATTGGAT GTTCGCCAACTCATTGCCACTATCATTTTTCTAAAGGGGGTTGGAGGGATTCTATTTGTGTTTGGAAGCACATTTGGATCTTTTCTTCTG CTTTCGCATTTGGCACTTACTACTCCAATTCTGTATGACTTCTATAACTACTCGCCTAAAAGGCCCGAATATAGCTTACTACTGAATGATTTCATTCAG AACATAGCACTCTTTGGTGCATTGCTATTCTTTATAGGGATGAAGAATTCAATTCCAAGGAGACAACTCAGGAAGAAGAACCCAAAACCCAAGACAAATTAG